One genomic segment of Helianthus annuus cultivar XRQ/B chromosome 14, HanXRQr2.0-SUNRISE, whole genome shotgun sequence includes these proteins:
- the LOC110904791 gene encoding UDP-glycosyltransferase 76B1-like, whose protein sequence is METLGSVSTIRSRRIILFPLPFQGHINPMLQLANILHTRGFKITIIHAEYNSPNPSNYPHFTFKPIKDHLSKVAHEYPTNRDGTYFVRYLNKSCVDPFTDCLAGLLAEPGEERVACVITDACFYFTQAVADDMKLPRIVLRTSSLGCNLAYEALPFYSKTGSFYLTKQDRFEVSVPEYPLLKFKDIAKIAINPQGMGDLATNMLNQMKASSGIIWNTFKELEESDLETLSRDFQVPSFTLGPFHKYFPASSSSLIEQDRTILSWLDKQPPKSVVYASFGSVAQINESEFQEVAHGLANIGLPFLWVVRPGMVVGSEWLESLPENFLERMGDRGRIVKWSPQQDVLAHPATGCFWTHNGWNSTLESICEGVPMICSPCLGDQPINARYVTEVWKIGVFLEDGFERVGIEMAIKRVMMGKEGEEMRKRISCFKEKVNLSLAEGGSSCQSLNNLVDYISSF, encoded by the exons ATGGAGACTCTTGGAAGCGTAAGCACTATCCGGAGCCGGAGAATAATATTGTTTCCGCTACCTTTTCAGGGTCATATCAATCCCATGCTTCAGCTAGCAAACATTCTTCACACCCGCGGTTTCAAAATTACCATTATACACGCTGAATACAACTCTCCTAATCCTTCCAACTATCCTCACTTCACCTTTAAGCCCATTAAGGACCACCTTTCCAAAGTTGCTCATGAGTATCCTACGAACCGAGACGGTACCTATTTTGTTAGGTACTTAAACAAAAGCTGTGTAGATCCATTTACGGATTGTCTGGCTGGGTTGTTGGCAGAACCCGGTGAAGAACGGGTTGCTTGTGTAATCACAGATGCGTGTTTCTACTTCACGCAGGCGGTGGCGGATGATATGAAGCTACCTCGGATAGTGCTCCGGACTAGTAGTCTCGGTTGCAACCTTGCTTATGAGGCTTTACCCTTTTACTCTAAAACGGGTAGTTTTTACCTTACAAAACAAG ATAGATTTGAAGTATCAGTGCCGGAATATCCACTATTGAAATTTAAAGATATCGCAAAGATCGCAATCAACCCACAAGGTATGGGGGACTTAGCCACCAACATGCTTAACCAGATGAAGGCATCATCAGGGATTATATGGAACACCTTCAAAGAACTTGAAGAATCTGATCTAGAAACTCTCTCCCGAGATTTTCAAGTTCCAAGCTTCACTTTAGGTCCATTCCACAAGTATTTCCCAGCGTCTTCGAGCAGCCTGATTGAACAAGACCGAACTATTCTCTCATGGCTAGACAAACAACCTCCCAAGTCAGTAGTGTATGCTAGTTTTGGAAGCGTTGCACAAATAAACGAGTCAGAATTTCAAGAAGTGGCGCATGGGTTGGCTAATATCGGTTTGCCATTTTTGTGGGTGGTTCGACCAGGGATGGTTGTTGGTTCAGAATGGTTGGAGTCGTTGCCTGAAAATTTCCTAGAAAGAATGGGCGATAGGGGACGGATAGTGAAATGGTCTCCTCAACAAGACGTACTAGCTCATCCGGCAACAGGGTGTTTTTGGACTCATAATGGATGGAATTCAACATTGGAAAGCATATGCGAAGGTGTTCCCATGATTTGTTCCCCATGTTTGGGCGACCAACCAATAAATGCAAGATATGTGACTGAGGTTTGGAAGATTGGCGTTTTTTTAGAAGAtgggtttgaaagggtgggaATCGAGATGGCGATTAAACGAGTAATGATGGGTAAAGAAGGAGAAGAAATGCGTAAGAGAATAAGTTGTTTTAAGGAGAAGGTAAACCTCTCCCTTGCCGAAGGTGGCTCTTCTTGCCAGTCATTAAACAACTTAGTTGATTATATTTCATCCTTTTGA
- the LOC118479238 gene encoding UDP-glycosyltransferase 76G1-like has translation METLGSVSTLRSRRIILFPLPFQGHINPMLQLANILHTRGFKITIIHAEYNSPNPSNYPHFAFKPIKDRFSEIADQLATNRDGTYFARYLNKSCVDSFIDCLAELLAEPGEERVACVITDACFYFTQAVADDLKLPRIVLRTSGLGCTLACDALPFCSKKACFYLTKQDSDYEASVPEFPLLKFKDITNITINPQGMGDLTSNILNQMRASSGIIWNTFKELEESDLETLSQDFQVPSFTLGPFHKYFPASGSSLIEQDRTILSWLDKQPPKSVVYVSFGSVAHITKSEFQEVAHGLANMGLPFLWVVRPGMVVGSEWLEALPEKFLERMGERGRIVKWSPQQEVLAHPATGCFWTHNGWNSTLESICEGVPMICSPCLADQPINARYVSDVWKIGVLLEDGFERVGIKMAIKRVMMDKEGEEMRERVSSLKEKVNLSLTEGGSSCQSLNNLVDYISSF, from the exons ATGGAGACTCTTGGAAGCGTTAGCACTCTCCGGAGCCGGAGAATAATATTGTTTCCGCTACCTTTTCAGGGTCATATCAATCCCATGCTTCAGCTAGCAAACATTCTTCACACCCGCGGTTTCAAAATTACCATTATACACGCTGAATACAACTCTCCTAATCCTTCTAACTATCCTCACTTCGCCTTTAAGCCCATCAAGGACCGCTTTTCTGAGATCGCTGACCAGTTGGCTACGAACCGAGACGGTACCTATTTTGCTAGGTACTTAAACAAAAGCTGTGTAGATTCGTTTATTGATTGTCTAGCTGAGTTGTTGGCAGAACCCGGTGAAGAACGGGTTGCTTGTGTAATCACAGATGCGTGTTTCTACTTCACGCAGGCGGTGGCAGATGACTTGAAGCTACCTCGGATAGTGCTCCGGACTAGCGGTCTCGGTTGCACCCTTGCCTGTGACGCTTTACCCTTTTGCTCTAAAAAAGCTTGCTTTTACCTTACCAAACAAG ATTCAGATTATGAAGCATCAGTGCCAGAATTTCcacttttgaaatttaaagaCATCACAAATATCACAATCAACCCACAAGGTATGGGGGACTTAACCTCCAACATTCTTAACCAGATGAGGGCATCATCAGGGATTATATGGAACACATTCAAAGAACTCGAAGAATCTGATCTAGAAACTCTCTCCCAAGATTTTCAAGTTCCGAGCTTCACTTTAGGTCCATTCCACAAGTATTTCCCAGCATCTGGGAGTAGCTTGATCGAACAAGACCGCACTATTCTCTCATGGCTAGACAAACAACCACCCAAGTCAGTAGTATATGTTAGTTTTGGAAGCGTTGCACATATAACCAAGTCAGAATTTCAAGAAGTGGCGCATGGGTTGGCTAATATGGGTTTGCCATTTTTGTGGGTGGTTCGACCAGGGATGGTTGTTGGTTCAGAATGGTTGGAGGCATTGCCCGAAAAATTCCTAGAAAGAATGGGCGAGAGGGGACGCATAGTGAAATGGTCTCCTCAACAAGAAGTACTAGCTCATCCGGCAACAGGGTGTTTTTGGACTCATAATGGATGGAATTCAACATTAGAGAGCATATGTGAAGGTGTTCCCATGATTTGTTCCCCATGTTTGGCCGACCAACCAATAAATGCAAGATATGTGAGTGACGTTTGGAAGATTGGCGTATTGTTGGAAGATGGGTTTGAAAGGGTTGGAATCAAGATGGCGATTAAACGTGTAATGATGGATAAAGAAGGAGAAGAAATGCGTGAGAGAGTAAGTTCTCTTAAGGAGAAGGTAAACCTCTCCCTCACTGAAGGTGGCTCTTCTTGTCAGTCTTTAAACAACTTAGTTGATTATATTTCGTCGTTCTGA